A genomic region of Blattabacterium cuenoti contains the following coding sequences:
- the rsmI gene encoding 16S rRNA (cytidine(1402)-2'-O)-methyltransferase yields MLYIVPTPIGNREDLTFRSLRILNEVDLILAENNKISKRLLSFYKIKTHIKTYHIYNEHKMIPSILEKIKKGKKLALISNAGTPSISDPGFLLIRSCIEASISIECLPGPTALIPAIVISGFPINEFTFIGFLPKKKRKTKLNNLSKENRTIILYESPHRLLRTLNDLKDFFGLKRNIVICKEISKMFQETLRGNIEDMILHYKNIKKILGEYVIIIERKL; encoded by the coding sequence ATGCTATATATCGTTCCTACTCCTATAGGAAATAGAGAAGATTTAACTTTTAGAAGCCTGCGAATATTAAATGAAGTAGATTTAATTTTAGCAGAAAATAATAAAATTTCTAAAAGATTATTGAGTTTCTATAAAATTAAAACTCATATAAAAACTTATCATATTTATAACGAACATAAGATGATTCCTTCTATTTTAGAAAAAATAAAAAAAGGAAAAAAATTAGCATTAATTTCCAACGCGGGTACTCCAAGTATATCCGATCCAGGATTCCTACTTATTAGATCCTGTATTGAAGCTTCTATTTCTATAGAATGTTTACCTGGACCAACCGCTCTTATCCCAGCTATAGTGATTTCTGGATTTCCTATTAATGAATTTACTTTTATTGGTTTTTTACCCAAAAAAAAAAGGAAAACAAAACTAAATAATTTATCAAAAGAAAATAGAACAATCATCTTATATGAATCCCCTCATAGATTATTACGAACATTAAACGATTTAAAAGATTTTTTTGGTTTGAAAAGAAACATTGTCATCTGTAAAGAAATATCCAAAATGTTTCAGGAAACCTTAAGAGGAAATATTGAAGACATGATTCTACATTATAAAAATATAAAGAAAATATTGGGGGAATATGTCATAATTATAGAAAGAAAGCTCTAA
- the asd gene encoding aspartate-semialdehyde dehydrogenase — MKLGIVGVTGMVGRVMMKVLESRNFPVEELYISASEKSIGKKFLFREKKYQVISIQDLFLKNPDVVLFSAGSYVSKEWAPKFSKIGTTVIDNSSAWRMDPDKKLIVPEINISSLSKRDKIIANPNCSTIQLVMILHPLHLEYGINRVVVSTYQSVTGTGKKAVDQLNHEKESLMNHEYEKVYPHPIYQNVLPHCDSFGENGYTIEEIKLMRETKKIMNDQNIAITATAVRVPVIGGHSESVNVTFNREPHIDYIYEIFSKKKGIVVQDNPSKNIYPMPLLAHGKDEVFVGRFRKDYSFSNSLNFWIVADNLRKGAATNAIQIAESLIEKKYV, encoded by the coding sequence ATGAAATTAGGAATAGTAGGTGTTACAGGGATGGTAGGACGTGTAATGATGAAAGTCTTAGAATCCAGAAATTTTCCAGTAGAGGAATTGTATATATCCGCTTCAGAAAAATCAATAGGAAAAAAATTTCTTTTTCGAGAAAAAAAATATCAAGTAATTAGCATTCAAGATTTGTTTTTAAAAAATCCTGATGTTGTTTTATTTTCTGCTGGATCTTATGTTTCTAAAGAATGGGCTCCTAAGTTTTCAAAAATAGGTACTACGGTAATAGACAATTCTTCTGCATGGAGAATGGATCCTGATAAAAAGTTAATCGTTCCTGAAATTAATATATCTTCTTTATCTAAAAGAGATAAGATTATAGCTAATCCGAATTGTTCTACGATACAATTAGTTATGATTTTGCATCCTTTGCATTTGGAATATGGAATAAATCGTGTTGTTGTTTCTACCTATCAATCGGTAACAGGTACAGGTAAAAAAGCTGTAGATCAATTAAATCATGAAAAGGAATCATTAATGAATCATGAATATGAAAAAGTATACCCACATCCTATTTATCAAAATGTATTACCACATTGTGATTCATTTGGAGAAAATGGTTATACCATAGAAGAAATCAAGCTAATGAGAGAAACAAAAAAAATCATGAATGATCAAAACATAGCTATAACAGCTACAGCAGTACGTGTCCCTGTTATAGGTGGGCATTCGGAAAGTGTGAATGTCACGTTTAATAGAGAGCCTCACATTGATTATATTTATGAAATTTTTTCGAAAAAAAAAGGAATTGTGGTTCAAGATAATCCAAGTAAAAATATTTATCCTATGCCATTATTAGCTCACGGAAAGGATGAAGTGTTTGTTGGACGCTTTCGTAAAGATTATTCTTTTTCAAATTCATTAAATTTTTGGATCGTAGCAGATAATTTGCGTAAAGGTGCAGCTACAAATGCAATACAAATAGCGGAATCTTTAATTGAAAAAAAATATGTTTAG
- the gmk gene encoding guanylate kinase, whose protein sequence is MKKGKMIILSGPSGSGKTTISQHLLSKIPELKFSVSCTTRPIRNKEKHGKDYYFISTNKFVSKIKKYQFAEWEEVYPKLFYGTLKSEIYKIWNDNKHILFDVDVRGGLHLKKLYPDNSLSIFVLVHSIEILKKRLLKRNHENFSKIKTRLDKANIEWKYSNLFDVILLNINLYQTKRKALNLVSDFIYNRGDWT, encoded by the coding sequence ATGAAAAAAGGAAAGATGATTATTTTGTCAGGTCCATCAGGATCTGGAAAAACGACTATTTCACAACATCTACTTTCAAAAATTCCAGAATTAAAATTTTCTGTCTCATGCACTACACGTCCTATAAGAAATAAAGAAAAACATGGAAAAGACTATTATTTTATTTCTACAAATAAATTTGTTTCCAAAATAAAAAAATATCAGTTTGCGGAGTGGGAAGAAGTTTACCCTAAACTATTCTATGGAACATTAAAAAGCGAAATATATAAAATATGGAACGACAATAAACATATTTTATTTGATGTAGATGTAAGAGGAGGATTACATTTAAAAAAATTATATCCAGATAATTCTTTGTCTATATTTGTTTTAGTTCATTCCATAGAGATCTTAAAAAAAAGATTATTAAAAAGAAATCACGAAAATTTTTCTAAGATCAAAACACGTTTAGATAAAGCCAATATAGAATGGAAATATTCGAACTTATTTGATGTTATTTTGCTAAATATTAATTTGTATCAAACAAAAAGAAAAGCTCTAAATCTCGTATCAGATTTTATTTACAATCGGGGTGACTGGACTTGA
- a CDS encoding RpiB/LacA/LacB family sugar-phosphate isomerase: protein MKIAIGSDHTGIDYKHLIIGFLVKKGYHIRDFGYSSYGKKVDYPDFIHPAAKSVDKGEMDFGIIICGSGNGAAMTANKYQKIRAALVWNKEIAFLARRHNNANVLSLPARFVESKKEVLEIVEIFLKTDFEGGRHKIRIEKIPIR from the coding sequence ATGAAAATTGCAATAGGGTCTGATCATACAGGAATTGATTATAAACATCTGATAATTGGTTTTCTGGTTAAAAAAGGTTATCACATAAGGGATTTTGGTTATTCTAGTTATGGGAAGAAGGTTGATTATCCCGATTTCATTCATCCTGCAGCTAAATCAGTAGATAAGGGGGAAATGGATTTTGGGATTATTATTTGTGGAAGCGGAAATGGAGCTGCTATGACTGCTAATAAGTATCAAAAAATACGTGCGGCATTAGTATGGAATAAAGAAATCGCATTTTTAGCGAGAAGACATAATAATGCTAATGTATTAAGTTTACCTGCGCGTTTTGTGGAAAGTAAAAAAGAAGTTTTGGAAATAGTAGAAATATTTTTAAAAACGGATTTTGAAGGTGGAAGACATAAAATAAGGATAGAAAAAATTCCAATAAGATAA
- a CDS encoding phosphoglycerate kinase, with translation MENIKTVDDFNFKNKTALVRVDFNVPVNNTSQIIDDTRILYSLPTIQKIISDSGKVVLISHFGRPKGEYSKIYSLRFIISYLSAKLKIPIKFSENCIGKTVEKKISELKNGEVLLLENIRFYKEEEDGNENFAFQLSKLGDIYVNDAFGVSHRSHASITIVPKFFVEKKCIGFLMKKEIQSLKKVLGKGKNPITILLGGAKISSKIAIIENLINLVDYVLIGGGMSYPFIKAQGGKVGDSLVDEYKDLKMLQKIIEQYKKQNKTKILFPKDVIIADSFKNSAKTRIVSIDSIPNGWMGLDIGPISIKHFCKIINYSRTILWNGPLGVFEFPNFSSGTISIAKAIVIATQNGAFSLVGGGDSIAALKMKKYETKISCLSTGGGAMLESLKNKILPGIKAIIS, from the coding sequence ATGGAGAATATAAAAACTGTAGATGATTTCAATTTTAAAAATAAAACAGCTTTAGTAAGAGTAGATTTCAATGTTCCTGTTAATAATACTTCTCAGATTATCGATGACACACGCATTTTATATAGTCTTCCTACTATTCAAAAAATAATTTCTGATTCTGGAAAAGTAGTTCTCATTTCTCATTTTGGAAGACCAAAAGGAGAATATTCAAAAATTTATTCTTTAAGATTCATCATCTCATATTTATCCGCAAAATTAAAAATACCTATAAAATTCTCGGAAAATTGTATAGGAAAAACAGTAGAAAAAAAAATTTCTGAATTAAAAAATGGAGAAGTATTACTATTAGAAAACATTCGTTTTTACAAAGAAGAAGAGGATGGAAATGAAAATTTTGCTTTCCAATTATCCAAACTTGGAGATATTTATGTAAACGATGCTTTTGGAGTTTCTCATCGTTCACATGCTTCCATCACCATAGTTCCTAAATTTTTTGTAGAAAAAAAATGCATAGGATTTCTTATGAAAAAAGAAATTCAATCTTTAAAAAAAGTTTTAGGAAAAGGAAAAAACCCCATTACAATCTTATTAGGAGGAGCAAAAATTTCTTCTAAAATAGCTATCATTGAAAACCTCATTAACTTAGTGGATTACGTATTAATAGGGGGTGGAATGTCATATCCTTTTATTAAAGCTCAAGGAGGAAAAGTAGGAGATTCTCTTGTAGATGAATACAAAGATCTTAAAATGTTGCAAAAAATTATTGAACAATATAAAAAACAAAATAAAACAAAAATTTTATTTCCAAAAGATGTTATTATCGCCGATTCTTTTAAAAATTCTGCAAAAACTAGAATCGTTTCTATTGACTCTATACCTAATGGTTGGATGGGATTGGATATAGGTCCTATATCTATAAAACATTTTTGTAAAATCATAAATTATTCTCGTACAATTCTTTGGAACGGACCATTAGGAGTTTTTGAATTTCCAAATTTTTCTTCAGGAACTATTTCTATAGCAAAAGCTATCGTCATAGCTACTCAAAATGGAGCTTTTTCTTTAGTAGGAGGGGGTGATTCTATTGCTGCATTAAAAATGAAAAAATATGAAACTAAGATTAGTTGTTTGTCTACTGGGGGTGGAGCAATGTTAGAAAGTTTAAAAAATAAAATTCTTCCTGGAATAAAAGCAATCATTTCATAG
- a CDS encoding superoxide dismutase: protein MSFKLPKLSYSYKDLEPYIDEKTMEIHYMKHHAGYTNNLNKAIDGTDLALLSIEEILRRSNIEKPIVRNNGGGFYNHNLFWEILIPHLNYTPPSKYIKNVIEKDFQSFDSFKEQFSSTAMNRFGSGWAWLCVKEKKLTICSTANQDNPMMLGIGCEGVPILGLDVWEHAYYLQYQNRRADYISSFWNVINWKKVEKNYKEAIEE, encoded by the coding sequence ATGTCATTCAAACTTCCAAAATTATCTTATTCTTATAAAGATCTCGAACCTTATATAGATGAAAAAACTATGGAAATCCATTATATGAAACATCATGCAGGATATACTAACAATTTAAATAAAGCTATTGATGGAACAGATCTTGCTCTTCTTTCTATAGAAGAAATACTACGAAGATCTAATATTGAAAAACCAATAGTACGTAATAATGGGGGAGGGTTTTATAATCATAATTTATTTTGGGAAATATTAATTCCTCATTTAAATTACACTCCTCCAAGTAAATATATAAAGAACGTTATTGAAAAAGATTTTCAGTCTTTTGATTCTTTTAAAGAACAATTTTCTTCCACTGCTATGAATCGTTTTGGTTCCGGATGGGCTTGGTTATGTGTTAAAGAAAAAAAATTAACCATTTGTTCCACAGCTAATCAAGATAATCCGATGATGTTGGGGATAGGTTGCGAAGGAGTTCCTATATTAGGATTAGATGTTTGGGAACATGCCTATTATCTTCAATATCAAAATCGTCGTGCTGATTATATTTCTTCTTTTTGGAATGTGATTAACTGGAAGAAAGTAGAAAAAAATTATAAAGAAGCCATAGAAGAATAG
- the folB gene encoding dihydroneopterin aldolase gives MGKILIENIRLFGFHGCMPEEAFLGSYYTVNVEVELDLYKASMSDDLSKTIDYAHLYRIVKEEMAINSKLLEHLAQRIIQRIKKYRMDLVKSTKIKICKENPPLQSSVDRVCIVLDG, from the coding sequence ATGGGGAAGATTCTTATTGAAAATATAAGATTATTTGGGTTTCATGGATGTATGCCGGAAGAAGCATTTTTGGGATCATATTACACGGTAAATGTAGAAGTTGAATTAGATCTTTATAAAGCGTCAATGAGTGATGATCTATCAAAAACTATTGATTATGCACATTTATATCGCATTGTAAAAGAAGAAATGGCTATTAATTCAAAATTATTAGAACATTTGGCTCAAAGAATCATTCAAAGAATCAAAAAATACAGAATGGATTTGGTTAAATCTACAAAAATAAAAATTTGTAAAGAAAATCCTCCTCTACAAAGCAGTGTAGATAGAGTTTGTATTGTTTTAGATGGATAG
- a CDS encoding uroporphyrinogen-III synthase, whose protein sequence is MKINNILISQPFTSHNSPYIELSKNENVKIDFRSFIEVKGASSTDVRKQKINFSDFTVVLFISKKSIDHYFRLAESMRFKVPISMRYVCQTAAIAYYLQKYIVYRKRKIFIGKKSFQDILPYIKKHSKEKFLFPSSDILKPEIPKMLNKLNIFWKRAILYKTTYSDLSDLKNIYYDILVFFSPACIKSLFQNFPNFDQNQNNIKIATFGKNTLDAAYKAGLKIEIKVPTPKYPSMAKALEKYIQKYR, encoded by the coding sequence ATGAAGATCAATAATATTCTTATTTCACAACCTTTTACAAGTCACAATTCTCCCTATATAGAACTCAGCAAAAATGAAAATGTAAAAATAGATTTTAGATCTTTCATAGAAGTAAAAGGTGCATCATCTACTGATGTAAGAAAACAAAAAATAAACTTTTCTGATTTTACTGTAGTACTTTTCATAAGCAAAAAATCCATAGATCATTATTTTAGACTGGCAGAATCAATGCGCTTTAAAGTTCCTATTTCTATGAGATATGTTTGCCAAACAGCTGCTATAGCCTATTATTTACAAAAATATATAGTATATAGAAAAAGAAAAATATTCATTGGGAAGAAATCTTTTCAAGATATACTCCCTTATATTAAGAAACATTCAAAAGAAAAATTTCTTTTCCCATCTTCAGATATATTAAAACCAGAAATACCAAAAATGTTAAATAAACTTAATATTTTTTGGAAAAGAGCTATTTTATACAAAACTACTTATAGCGACTTATCTGATTTAAAGAATATTTATTATGATATCTTAGTTTTCTTTAGCCCAGCGTGTATCAAATCTTTATTTCAAAATTTTCCTAATTTTGATCAAAATCAAAACAACATAAAAATCGCAACTTTTGGTAAAAATACCTTAGATGCAGCTTACAAAGCTGGATTAAAAATAGAAATAAAAGTCCCAACTCCAAAATATCCTTCTATGGCTAAAGCTTTAGAAAAATACATACAAAAATATCGATAA
- the glmS gene encoding glutamine--fructose-6-phosphate transaminase (isomerizing): protein MCGIIGYLGYREAYPILINGLKKLEYRGYDSSGIAIFYENGYNLYKTKGKVDELEKKISSCKIQIKGTTGIGHTRWATHGIPNDINAHPHVSNSNELILIHNGIIENYHAIKIILLKNGFTFKSKTDTEVLVNLIEYIQKKNKLSLEEAVRVSLNEVIGAYSIAIVEKSHPERIVIAKLGSPLALGINEREFFIASDPIPFIDYTKNALYLKDGEMAILRKNKELDLRQIIDNHKLNPIIKELQINLQQIEKGEYKYFMLKEIYEQPKTILDTLRGRLLIADGVICIDGIESNKDVFINARCITIVACGTSWHASLIGEYLLEELARIPVEVEYASEFRYRNPIIEKRDIVIVISQSGETADTIAALKLAKKKGAFVFGICNVVGSSIARIVDAGAYTHAGPEIGVASTKAFTAQITVLVLLALKIGKHRSAITNSRYKYLCQELGSIPDKVSMTLKMDETIKKISKVYHRVNNFLYLGRGINFPVALEGALKLKEISYIHAEGYPAAEMKHGPIALIDENMPVVIIATKKGCYDKIIGNIEEIKARKGKIIAIVNEGDIQVSMLADHVIHVPKISEELSPLVTVIPLQLLAYQIAFIRGENVDQPRNLAKSVTVE, encoded by the coding sequence ATGTGTGGTATAATTGGTTATTTGGGATATAGAGAAGCATATCCAATTCTTATTAATGGATTAAAAAAATTGGAATATCGTGGATACGATAGTTCTGGAATAGCTATTTTTTATGAAAATGGATATAATCTATATAAAACTAAAGGAAAAGTTGATGAATTAGAGAAAAAGATTTCCTCTTGCAAAATTCAAATAAAAGGAACAACAGGAATAGGACATACTAGATGGGCAACACATGGAATACCGAATGATATTAACGCACATCCTCATGTTTCTAATTCTAATGAACTTATTTTAATTCACAATGGAATTATAGAAAATTATCATGCTATTAAAATAATTTTGTTGAAAAATGGTTTCACTTTTAAAAGTAAAACGGATACGGAAGTTTTAGTAAATTTGATTGAATATATTCAAAAAAAAAATAAATTATCTTTGGAAGAAGCAGTACGAGTCTCTCTGAATGAGGTAATTGGAGCATATTCTATAGCTATAGTGGAAAAATCTCATCCAGAAAGAATTGTTATTGCAAAATTAGGAAGTCCTCTAGCATTGGGAATAAATGAAAGGGAATTTTTCATTGCTTCTGACCCAATCCCTTTTATTGATTATACTAAAAATGCTCTTTATTTGAAAGATGGTGAAATGGCTATTCTTAGAAAGAATAAAGAATTAGATCTTCGTCAGATTATAGATAATCACAAACTTAATCCAATTATTAAAGAACTTCAAATTAATCTTCAACAAATTGAAAAAGGGGAATATAAATATTTCATGTTAAAAGAAATTTATGAACAGCCAAAAACTATTTTAGATACTTTACGTGGTCGATTGTTAATTGCAGATGGAGTTATTTGTATTGATGGAATTGAATCTAATAAAGACGTATTCATTAATGCTAGATGTATTACCATAGTAGCTTGTGGTACTTCATGGCATGCTAGTTTAATTGGAGAGTATTTATTAGAAGAATTGGCTCGTATTCCAGTAGAAGTAGAATATGCTTCTGAATTTAGATATAGGAATCCTATTATAGAAAAAAGGGATATTGTTATCGTTATTTCCCAATCTGGAGAAACCGCAGATACTATAGCTGCTTTAAAATTAGCCAAGAAAAAAGGAGCTTTTGTTTTTGGAATTTGTAATGTAGTAGGCTCATCTATAGCAAGAATTGTAGATGCAGGAGCTTATACACATGCAGGACCTGAAATAGGAGTTGCTTCTACAAAAGCTTTTACAGCACAAATCACTGTTCTTGTTTTACTAGCTTTGAAAATAGGAAAACATAGATCAGCGATTACAAATAGTCGTTACAAATATTTATGTCAAGAACTGGGTTCTATTCCAGATAAAGTGAGTATGACATTAAAAATGGATGAAACTATAAAAAAAATATCTAAAGTATATCACCGTGTAAATAATTTTCTTTATTTAGGTAGAGGGATAAATTTTCCAGTAGCTTTAGAAGGAGCTTTGAAATTGAAAGAGATTTCCTACATTCATGCTGAGGGTTATCCTGCTGCAGAAATGAAACATGGACCTATTGCTTTAATAGATGAAAATATGCCTGTTGTAATTATAGCTACAAAAAAAGGATGTTATGATAAGATTATAGGAAATATTGAGGAAATTAAAGCAAGAAAAGGAAAAATAATAGCAATAGTTAATGAAGGAGATATACAAGTAAGCATGTTAGCAGATCATGTAATACATGTTCCAAAAATATCTGAAGAGCTTAGTCCATTAGTCACGGTCATCCCTCTTCAATTATTAGCTTATCAGATAGCTTTTATACGTGGAGAAAATGTAGATCAGCCAAGGAATTTGGCAAAATCTGTAACGGTAGAATAA
- a CDS encoding glycogen/starch synthase encodes MTGKRLLYVSSDLFPFSSENPISLSVLKATKFMQSIGNDVRIFMPRFGVINERRHQLHEVIRLSGMNLIINEMDQPLLIKVASIPDARLQVYFIDNEEYFKRKAIYEDENGIFFHDNDERALFFTKGVLEAVKKLNWKPDIIHIYGWISSFIPLYIKNFYKNDPVYQNTKIVASIYNNPFKGTINKDIIKKVKFDGIKSRKLKLLENPNYFNLIKLCMFFSDAIIKGDLSFPKEIEDYIDENKLLVLKYYPVEKIETVYQQFYKETVLETD; translated from the coding sequence ATGACAGGTAAACGTCTATTATATGTTTCTTCAGATTTATTTCCTTTCTCTTCAGAGAATCCTATTTCCTTATCAGTTTTAAAGGCTACCAAGTTTATGCAGTCTATAGGAAACGATGTACGTATATTCATGCCACGTTTTGGAGTGATAAATGAACGAAGACATCAACTGCATGAAGTCATTCGTTTGTCGGGAATGAATTTGATTATTAATGAGATGGATCAACCTTTGTTAATTAAGGTCGCATCTATTCCTGATGCAAGACTGCAAGTTTATTTTATAGATAATGAAGAATATTTTAAAAGGAAAGCTATATATGAAGACGAAAATGGAATATTTTTCCATGATAATGATGAAAGAGCTCTTTTTTTTACAAAAGGAGTTTTGGAAGCTGTTAAAAAATTGAATTGGAAGCCAGATATTATTCATATATATGGTTGGATTAGTTCTTTTATTCCACTATATATTAAGAATTTTTATAAGAATGATCCTGTCTATCAGAATACGAAAATAGTCGCTTCCATTTATAATAATCCTTTTAAAGGAACTATCAATAAGGATATTATTAAAAAAGTAAAATTTGATGGAATTAAATCTAGAAAATTAAAATTGTTAGAAAATCCAAATTATTTTAATCTGATAAAATTATGTATGTTTTTTTCTGATGCTATAATTAAAGGAGATCTTTCTTTTCCTAAAGAAATAGAAGATTATATAGATGAAAATAAGTTATTAGTATTAAAATATTATCCTGTAGAAAAAATAGAAACCGTTTATCAACAATTTTATAAAGAAACTGTTTTGGAAACAGATTAA
- the rnr gene encoding ribonuclease R translates to MKSENKINKFVTPYNNNLAIGFINITSYGYAFVNIERFPKDIFIPKNKTNRAIEGDLVQVKLKSRKSGRKIEGEVIKIIKRKRKNFTGILKIESKSQYASVIVHNNAIHVDIFIPKNELKGYIHNEKVLVNIVEWPKNSKNPLGKIIKGFGISGEYKTEIFSLLSEYEISYEFPKEVETEAKEIVLKKNSDINMRRDMRNINTFTIDPIDAKDIDDALSIRKLNSNTWEIGIHIADVSYYVKEGSFLDQEAYTRANSIYLVGKVIPMLPKTLSNDLCSLHPEKDKLSFSSIFNMNNQGKILKSWFGKTIIRSNRKFTYEEVQKIIERKKGDYHEDISTLFFFSKILTKNRLKNGSISLEKVEIKFHLDKKNNPTRLYLEKSNEAHRLIEEFMLLANRKISEFVSLNLDGKPSNRTYIYRVHDEPDFQKIFVLKKIIEPLGYFLDIKNLKTSINHLLKSIQGKPEQNMIENLILRTMSKAKYSTKNIGHYGLSFIYYTHFTSPIRRYSDIIAHRLLNYYLTKNNNKLKSIEFYEEQSKHCSEKERLAIDAEREFLKYLQVKYIKKHLGKEFDGIITGFTEWSIYIDLLVFQTEGMIRLRNIQEDIYTLHSNNYSIIGRKKRKIYYLGDRVKVKLIDANIEKKQITLGWINKE, encoded by the coding sequence ATGAAATCAGAGAATAAAATCAATAAATTTGTCACGCCATATAATAATAATTTAGCTATTGGATTTATTAATATTACTAGTTATGGATACGCTTTTGTAAATATAGAAAGATTTCCTAAAGACATTTTTATTCCTAAAAATAAAACGAATAGAGCTATAGAAGGAGATTTAGTACAAGTAAAATTAAAAAGTCGTAAATCAGGAAGAAAAATAGAAGGAGAAGTCATAAAAATTATAAAAAGAAAAAGAAAGAATTTTACTGGAATATTAAAAATAGAATCTAAATCTCAATATGCATCAGTTATAGTACACAACAATGCTATTCACGTGGATATATTTATTCCAAAAAACGAATTAAAAGGATATATACATAATGAAAAAGTATTGGTGAATATCGTAGAGTGGCCAAAAAATTCCAAAAATCCTTTAGGAAAAATCATTAAAGGATTTGGAATATCTGGAGAATATAAAACAGAAATTTTTTCTTTATTGTCTGAATATGAAATATCCTATGAATTTCCTAAAGAAGTAGAGACAGAAGCAAAAGAAATAGTACTAAAAAAAAATTCAGATATAAATATGAGAAGAGATATGCGGAATATTAATACTTTCACTATAGATCCTATTGATGCAAAAGATATCGATGACGCACTTTCCATTAGAAAATTAAATTCTAATACTTGGGAAATTGGAATTCATATAGCTGATGTCTCTTATTATGTAAAAGAAGGAAGTTTTTTGGATCAAGAAGCATATACACGTGCTAATTCGATTTATTTGGTAGGAAAAGTGATTCCTATGCTTCCAAAAACATTATCCAATGATCTTTGTTCTTTACACCCTGAAAAAGATAAACTAAGTTTTTCTTCCATTTTTAATATGAATAATCAAGGAAAAATTTTAAAAAGTTGGTTTGGAAAAACTATTATACGATCAAATAGAAAATTTACATATGAAGAAGTACAAAAAATCATCGAAAGAAAAAAAGGAGATTATCACGAAGATATTTCCACTCTATTCTTTTTTTCTAAAATTTTAACCAAAAATAGACTAAAAAATGGATCAATTTCTCTAGAAAAAGTAGAAATAAAGTTTCATTTGGATAAAAAAAATAATCCTACTAGATTATATTTAGAAAAAAGTAATGAAGCACATCGTTTAATAGAAGAATTTATGCTATTAGCTAATAGAAAAATTTCAGAATTTGTTAGCTTAAATTTAGATGGAAAACCATCTAATAGAACTTATATCTATAGAGTTCATGATGAACCAGATTTTCAGAAAATTTTTGTTTTAAAAAAAATAATAGAACCTCTAGGTTATTTTTTAGATATAAAAAATCTAAAAACATCTATTAATCATTTATTAAAAAGTATTCAAGGAAAACCAGAACAAAATATGATCGAAAATTTGATTCTTAGAACTATGAGCAAAGCTAAATATTCTACAAAAAATATTGGACACTATGGACTATCTTTTATTTATTATACCCATTTTACTTCTCCTATTAGGAGATATTCAGATATCATAGCCCATCGTTTGTTAAATTATTATTTAACAAAAAATAATAATAAACTGAAATCCATAGAATTTTATGAAGAACAATCTAAGCACTGCAGTGAAAAAGAACGTTTAGCAATAGATGCAGAAAGAGAATTTTTAAAATATTTACAAGTTAAATATATAAAAAAACACCTCGGAAAAGAATTTGATGGAATTATTACAGGATTTACTGAATGGAGTATTTATATTGATTTACTCGTATTCCAAACAGAAGGAATGATCCGATTGCGTAATATACAAGAGGATATATACACGTTACATTCCAATAATTATAGCATAATTGGTAGAAAAAAAAGAAAAATTTACTATCTAGGAGATAGAGTTAAAGTCAAATTGATTGACGCGAATATAGAAAAAAAACAAATTACTCTTGGTTGGATAAATAAAGAGTGA